In the genome of Cygnus olor isolate bCygOlo1 chromosome Z, bCygOlo1.pri.v2, whole genome shotgun sequence, one region contains:
- the ATP5ME gene encoding ATP synthase subunit e, mitochondrial, translated as MIPPVQVSPLIKFTRYSALLMGMIYGKKRYDYLKPIAEEERRIEAEEKKKREELERIAKELAEASEDSILK; from the exons ATGATCCCCCCGGTGCAGGTCTCGCCCCTCATCAAG TTCACCCGGTACTCGGCCCTGCTGATGGGGATGATCTACGGCAAGAAGCGATACG ACTACCTAAAGCCTATCgctgaggaggagaggagaataGAGGCCGAGGAGAAGAAGAAGCGTGAAGAGCTTGAGCGGATCGCAAAAGAGCTTGCAGAAG CAAGTGAAGattccattttgaaatga